In the genome of Corythoichthys intestinalis isolate RoL2023-P3 chromosome 19, ASM3026506v1, whole genome shotgun sequence, one region contains:
- the cgrrf1 gene encoding cell growth regulator with RING finger domain protein 1 codes for MAGSFLVVMYEYSPVFYICVVSLCFLVTAARVLGWVGFDFPVILRSSDDTESILPTPEKQMVQVTNPFSLEMGSGMASVADGVGLTPSCLEPCVLSCFWGCEVSVLQQALQAHQSGPRFSTPCHFQEALHPSYQHLETFFIGSEDREEIFTHIPADHGITNFGPLPRRRYPLVAVLTLAERDARNTYNIIAKVTVIHVPDDQYNLSARILFQYLLTSQGNLYELKALFMSANSSGESVHPDADPMIRPSVPEREEETKEEVTSVVEDDDEEDDEDWSEGRGRDCVVCQNAAINRVLLPCRHACVCNSCASHFQQCPICRAFIQESFALTLAPAAAQQ; via the exons ATGGCAGGAAGTTTTCTTGTCGTAATGTATGAGTACTCGCCAGTCTTCTACATTTGCGTGGTttctttgtgttttcttgttACAGCCGCCAGGGTCCTTGGCTG GGTTGGGTTTGATTTTCCGGTGATCTTGCGTAGCTCCGATGACACAGAGTCTATCCTACCAACTCCCGAAAAGCAAATGGTCCAGGTGACAAATCCTTTTTCCCTGGAGATGGGTTCGGGAATGGCATCTGTTGCAG ATGGCGTGGGGTTGACGCCATCTTGCTTGGAACCCTGTGTCTTGAGCTGTTTTTGGGGTTGTGAGGTCAGTGTCCTGCAGCAAGCATTGCAGGCCCACCAGTCTGGTCCCAGGTTCAGCACCCCCTGTCATTTCCAGGAGGCACTGCACCCTAGTTATCAGCACTTGGAGACCTTCTT TATTGGCAGTGAAGACAGAGAAGAAATCTTCACTCATATTCCGGCCGATCACGGAATCACCAATTTTGGCCCGTTGCCGAGGCGGCGCTATCCTCTCGTGGCAGTGTTAACCTTAGCGGAAAGAGACGCCAGAAACACATATAACATA ATAGCCAAAGTCACTGTAATTCATGTACCAGATGATCAATACAACCTTTCCGCAAGGATCCTCTTCCAGTACCTTCTCACCTCACAAGGGAACTTGTACGAGTTAAAG GCGCTCTTCATGTCGGCAAACAGCAGCGGTGAATCTGTTCATCCTGACGCCGACCCGATGATCCGTCCCAGCGTGCCGGAGCGTGAAGAGGAAACCAAGGAAGAGGTGACATCAGTGGTAGAAGATGATGACGAGGAAGACGATGAAGACTGGTCAGAGGGGCGGGGCAGAGACTGTGTGGTGTGTCAgaatgcagcaatcaacagggtGTTGCTTCCCTGCAGACATGCTTGTGTGTGTAATAGCTGTGCCTCTCACTTCCAACAGTGCCCCATATGTAGGGCTTTCATCCAAGAGTCCTTTGCTCTGACTCTTGCTCCAGCTGCAGCGCAACAATGA